A region of Labeo rohita strain BAU-BD-2019 unplaced genomic scaffold, IGBB_LRoh.1.0 scaffold_79, whole genome shotgun sequence DNA encodes the following proteins:
- the LOC127161966 gene encoding calcitonin gene-related peptide isoform X2, translated as MFMSKISAFLVAYAAVVCQMYSSNAAPARPASESLTDRLALMDYEARRLLSAIVKNVVQMTAEDLEPTSDDSSSVTAQKRACNTATCVTHRLADFLSRSGGMGNSNFVPTNVGSQAFGRRRRNSRM; from the exons ATGTTTATGTCGAAGATCTCTGCCTTCCTTGTCGCTTACGCCGCGGTCGTGTGCCAGATGTACAGCTCGAACGCTGCCCCGGCGAG ACCTGCTTCGGAATCTCTGACAGACAGACTTGCGCTCATGGACTACGAGGCACGAAGATTGCTGAGCGCCATAGTCAAAAACGTGGTGCAGATGACAGCGGAGGACCTGGAGCCGACGAGCGATGACAGCAG CAGCGTTACGGCACAGAAGCGCGCCTGTAACACAGCCACGTGCGTCACTCACCGTCTGGCGGACTTCCTGAGCCGTTCCGGTGGGATGGGCAACAGCAACTTCGTTCCGACTAACGTGGGCTCCCAGGCGTTCGGCCGTCGGAGGAGAAACTCTCGGATGTGA
- the ric3b gene encoding protein RIC-3b, translating into MTISTFQKLTIVSCVVLCVALLLPKMLLSRGKRDTPHTEGPAGHFPPMPHRPPASEEQRRSGRHFSRAHNTEAIARAKGAGAGASAGGKSNLAGQIIPIYGFGILLYILYILFKITSKGKTAKPPESRFTAVRSENMKRKITDFELAQLQDRLNETKDVIERIISAASADSDSDGGAVAVDEEQKLLYQLQEITRVMQEGRYVDAVPANTDDSCGREWDDLPEKEPNEHFCCVHSPHMSSDAQMRERDAHETSPDISRPDEESVSDHDEKTDANRNTKMEDIACDSTSQSQPETETQTGSDITPSPVSEHSIIRRRNKQ; encoded by the exons ATGACCATTTCGACATTCCAGAAGCTCACTATAGTGTCCTGCGTGGTGTTGTGCGTCGCGCTTCTGCTGCCTAAAATGCTTTTATCGCGAGGAAAGAGAGACACGCCGCACACCGAAG GGCCCGCAGGTCATTTTCCTCCCATGCCACACAGACCGCCTGCGTCCGAGGAGCAGCGGCGCTCCGGCCGGCACTTCTCCAGAGCTCACAACACCGAAGCCATCGCCCGGGCCAAAGGAGCCGGCGCTGGCGCCAGCGCCGGAGGAAAGTCCAACCTGGCGGGACAGATCATTCCCATCTACGGCTTCGGGATCTTGCTGTACATCCTCTACATCCTGTTTAAG atcacgtCCAAAGGCAAAACAGCGAAACCTCCGGAGAGCCGGTTCACTGCTGTCAGATCAGAGAACATGAAGAGGAAAATAA CTGATTTTGAGTTGGCTCAGCTGCAGGACAGACTGAATGAGACGAAGGACGTGATCGAGAGAATCATTTCTGCGGCCAGCGCCGACTCAGACAG TGATGGAGGAGCGGTGGCTGTGGACGAGGAGCAGAAGTTACTGTACCAGCTGCAGGAGATCACACGCGTCATGCAGGAGGGACGATACGTGGACGCGGTCCCAGCAAACACAGACGACTCCTGCGGCCGCGAGTGGGACG ATCTTCCTGAGAAAGAGCCGAACGAGCATTTCTGCTGTGTTCATTCGCCTCACATGAGCTCAGACGCgcagatgagagagagagacgctcACGAGACGAGTCCAGACATCAGCCGTCCTGATGAAGAGTCCGTCAGCGACCACGATGAGAAGACAGATGCCAACCGAAACACAAAGATGGAGGACATTGCATGTGACTCCACCAGCCAGTCACAGCCAGAGACAGAAACTcagacaggaagtgacatcacaCCCAGCCCGGTGTCAGAACACAGCATCATCAGGCGGAGAAACAAACAATAA
- the LOC127161966 gene encoding calcitonin-1 isoform X1, with translation MFMSKISAFLVAYAAVVCQMYSSNAAPARPASESLTDRLALMDYEARRLLSAIVKNVVQMTAEDLEPTSDDSSQGRFLSKRCSNLSTCVLGKLSQELHKLQTFPQTDVGAGTPGKKRSLLEGNQFTSYEETFNAI, from the exons ATGTTTATGTCGAAGATCTCTGCCTTCCTTGTCGCTTACGCCGCGGTCGTGTGCCAGATGTACAGCTCGAACGCTGCCCCGGCGAG ACCTGCTTCGGAATCTCTGACAGACAGACTTGCGCTCATGGACTACGAGGCACGAAGATTGCTGAGCGCCATAGTCAAAAACGTGGTGCAGATGACAGCGGAGGACCTGGAGCCGACGAGCGATGACAGCAG CCAGGGCAGATTCCTGTCCAAGCGTTGCTCCAATCTCAGCACCTGCGTGCTGGGAAAACTCTCCCAGGAGCTGCACAAATTACAAACGTTCCCGCAGACGGACGTGGGCGCCGGTACGCCCGGCAAGAAACGCAGCCTGCTCGAGGGCAATCAGTTTACGAGCTACGAAGAAACGTTTAACGCCATCTAA
- the psma1 gene encoding proteasome subunit alpha type-1, which produces MFRNQYDNDVTVWSPQGRIHQIEYAMEAVKQGSATVGLKSRTHAVLVALKRAQSELAAHQKKILHVDNHVGISIAGLTADARLLCNFMRQECLDSRFVFDRPLPVSRLVSLIGSKTQIPTQRYGRRPYGVGLLIAGFDDMGPHIFQTCPSANYFDCKAMSIGARSQSARTYLERHMEAFLDCNLNDLVQHGLRALRETLPAEQDLTTKNVSIGIVGKDMEFTIYDDDDVATFLEGLEERPQRRVAQPADEAAPAVPDEPMEH; this is translated from the exons ATG tttcggAACCAGTATGACAATGATGTGACCGTGTGGAGTCCTCAG GGCCGCATTCATCAGATCGAGTATGCGATGGAGGCAGTGAAACAGGGTTCAGCCACCGTGGGACTCAAATCACGCACTCACGCCGTTCTCGTGGCCCTCAAG agAGCTCAGTCTGAACTGGCCGCCCATCAGAAGAAGATCCTGCACGTTGACAACCACGTGGGCATTTCCATCGCAGGACTGACGGCAGACGCCAGACTCCTCTG CAACTTCATGCGGCAGGAGTGTCTGGACTCCAGGTTTGTCTTCGATAGACCTCTTCCCGTGTCTAGACTGGTCTCGCTCATTGGAAGCA AAACTCAGATTCCCACGCAGCGGTACGGCAGACGGCCGTATGGAGTGGGGCTGCTGATCGCAGGATTCGAT GACATGGGGCCGCACATCTTCCAGACGTGCCCCTCGGCCAATTACTTCGACTGTAAAGCCATGTCGATCGGCGCTCGCTCGCAGTCGGCCCGCACGTACCTGGAGAGACACATGGAGGCCTTCTTGGACT GTAACCTGAACGACCTGGTGCAGCACGGTCTGCGCGCGCTGAGGGAGACTCTTCCTGCCGAGCAGGATCTGACCACTAAG AATGTGTCCATTGGGATTGTGGGAAAGGACATGGAGTTCACCATCTACGACGACGACGATGTGGCGACGTTCCTGGAGGGTCTGGAGGAGAGACCTCAAAGACGG GTGGCCCAGCCGGCAGATGAAGCGGCTCCGGCTGTACCCGATGAGCCCATGGAGCACTGA
- the LOC127161966 gene encoding calcitonin gene-related peptide isoform X3 has product MFMSKISAFLVAYAAVVCQMYSSNAAPARPASESLTDRLALMDYEARRLLSAIVKNVVQMTAEDLEPTSDDSSVTAQKRACNTATCVTHRLADFLSRSGGMGNSNFVPTNVGSQAFGRRRRNSRM; this is encoded by the exons ATGTTTATGTCGAAGATCTCTGCCTTCCTTGTCGCTTACGCCGCGGTCGTGTGCCAGATGTACAGCTCGAACGCTGCCCCGGCGAG ACCTGCTTCGGAATCTCTGACAGACAGACTTGCGCTCATGGACTACGAGGCACGAAGATTGCTGAGCGCCATAGTCAAAAACGTGGTGCAGATGACAGCGGAGGACCTGGAGCCGACGAGCGATGACAGCAG CGTTACGGCACAGAAGCGCGCCTGTAACACAGCCACGTGCGTCACTCACCGTCTGGCGGACTTCCTGAGCCGTTCCGGTGGGATGGGCAACAGCAACTTCGTTCCGACTAACGTGGGCTCCCAGGCGTTCGGCCGTCGGAGGAGAAACTCTCGGATGTGA
- the rpl27a gene encoding 60S ribosomal protein L27a: MPTKKTKTRKLRGHVSHGHGRIGKHRKHPGGRGNAGGMHHHRINFDKYHPGYFGKVGMRHYHLKRNTLFCPTINLDKLWTLVSEQTRVNYGKKPDGPAPIIDVVRAGYFKVLGKGKLPKQPVIVKAKYFSRRAEEKIKDVGGACVLTA; encoded by the exons ATG CCGACCAAAAAGACCAAGACTAGGAAGCTGCGCGGACACGTCAGCCACGGGCACGGGCGTATCG GCAAACACAGGAAGCATCCTGGAGGTCGCGGTAATGCCGGTGGCATGCATCATCACAGAATCAACTTTGATAAATA TCATCCTGGTTATTTCGGTAAGGTGGGCATGAGACATTACCACTTGAAGAGGAACACTCTCTTCTGCCCCACCATTAACCTGGATAAGCTGTGGACGCTGGTCAGCGAGCAGACGAGAGTCAACTACGGCAAGAAACCCGACGGCCCGGCCCCCATCATCGATGTCGTGCGCGCT GGCTACTTCAAAGTGTTGGGTAAAGGCAAACTGCCCAAGCAGCCGGTCATCGTGAAGGCCAAGTACTTCAGCAGACGGGCTGAGGAGAAGATCAAGGATGTTGGAGGAGCGTGTGTGCTGACCGCCTAA